A genomic region of Candidatus Methylomirabilota bacterium contains the following coding sequences:
- a CDS encoding hotdog domain-containing protein — protein MEQRTHEKIAAHLCGTPLAISEGRARVALEVSAEMAADGRGLAHGGFTFGLADYAAMLAVNEPTVVLAGATLKFLGPVVVGDRVEAEAVVDRQEGKKRWVKVTVRRAGQPVLEGELFAVVPDRHILDGKG, from the coding sequence ATGGAACAGCGCACCCACGAGAAGATCGCCGCGCATCTGTGCGGAACGCCGCTCGCGATTTCGGAGGGCCGGGCCCGCGTGGCCCTGGAGGTGAGCGCCGAGATGGCCGCCGACGGCCGCGGCCTCGCCCACGGCGGCTTCACTTTCGGCCTGGCGGACTACGCGGCGATGCTGGCGGTGAACGAGCCCACCGTGGTGCTGGCCGGCGCCACGCTGAAGTTCCTCGGTCCCGTGGTGGTCGGCGACCGCGTGGAAGCCGAGGCCGTCGTCGATCGGCAGGAAGGTAAGAAGCGCTGGGTGAAGGTGACGGTGCGGCGCGCGGGCCAGCCGGTGCTGGAAGGCGAGCTCTTCGCCGTCGTGCCCGACCGCCACATCCTCGACGGGAAAGGGTAG
- a CDS encoding CoA transferase, whose product MSRALDGIRVLDLTQYEAGPSCTQMLAWLGAEVIKIEPPDGEPGRTALSDKRGEDAWFFLLLNSCKKAVTLNLKSPRGRAMFEEMAKSADVVVENLGPGSMDRLGLGYEALRKLNPRIISVSVKGFGAGGPYESYKSFEWIAQAMAGAMSMTGSPDGPPTKAIGGLADTGAGLHAAIGILAAIIQRQATGVGQQIEVAQQDAVVNLLRIHLRESYASGKPARRQGNRSATAAPSNLYRCKGGGPDDYVFIHVATVEMWKTLCRIVGRPELGSDPRYADRRDRVAFIDELDAMIEAWTKDRNKHEVLEILAGQGIPCGAVLDSTEVLADKHLRARGFITDLEHPRRGPYPMPGNPVRMSESPTEVTRAPLLGEHNAEIYGKHLGLDTAELDTLRRDGVI is encoded by the coding sequence ATGTCCAGAGCCCTCGACGGGATCCGCGTGCTCGACCTCACTCAGTACGAGGCGGGCCCCTCCTGCACCCAGATGCTCGCGTGGCTGGGCGCGGAGGTCATCAAGATCGAGCCGCCCGACGGCGAGCCCGGCCGGACCGCGCTCTCCGACAAGCGTGGTGAAGACGCGTGGTTCTTCCTGCTGCTGAACTCGTGCAAGAAGGCGGTGACGCTGAACCTCAAGTCGCCCCGCGGCCGCGCCATGTTCGAGGAGATGGCCAAGAGCGCCGACGTGGTGGTGGAGAATCTCGGCCCCGGCTCCATGGACCGCCTGGGCCTCGGCTACGAGGCGCTCCGGAAGCTGAATCCCCGCATCATCAGCGTCTCCGTGAAGGGCTTCGGCGCGGGCGGGCCCTACGAGAGCTACAAGAGCTTCGAGTGGATCGCCCAGGCGATGGCGGGCGCCATGAGTATGACCGGCTCACCCGACGGCCCACCCACCAAGGCTATCGGCGGCCTCGCCGACACCGGCGCGGGTCTCCACGCCGCCATCGGCATCCTCGCCGCCATCATCCAGCGCCAGGCCACCGGCGTTGGCCAGCAGATCGAGGTGGCCCAGCAGGACGCGGTGGTGAACCTCCTGCGCATCCACCTGCGGGAGTCCTACGCCAGCGGCAAGCCGGCACGGCGTCAGGGGAACCGCTCGGCCACCGCCGCGCCGTCGAACCTCTATCGCTGCAAGGGCGGCGGGCCCGACGACTATGTGTTCATCCACGTGGCCACCGTCGAGATGTGGAAGACCTTGTGCCGCATCGTGGGCCGGCCCGAGCTCGGCTCCGACCCGCGCTACGCCGACCGACGCGACCGCGTCGCGTTCATCGACGAGCTGGACGCCATGATCGAGGCGTGGACCAAGGACCGGAACAAGCATGAGGTGCTCGAGATCCTCGCCGGCCAGGGCATCCCCTGCGGCGCCGTGCTCGACTCCACCGAGGTGCTCGCCGACAAGCATCTGCGCGCCCGCGGCTTCATCACCGACCTCGAGCACCCGCGCCGCGGCCCCTACCCCATGCCCGGCAACCCGGTGCGCATGTCCGAGTCGCCCACCGAGGTGACACGGGCGCCGCTGCTCGGCGAGCACAACGCGGAGATCTACGGCAAGCACCTGGGTCTCGACACCGCGGAGCTGGACACGCTGCGCCGCGACGGCGTCATCTGA
- the menC gene encoding o-succinylbenzoate synthase, producing the protein MRIDRLDIYRVRIPTAINFRTSYGDHLATDTILTRMESGGLHGWGESCPPWFPGYSSEYTAAAFLTVRELMAPKVIGQQVDSAEALLERLADVKGNQFARAALEIAWWVLEAKRLGVPLHEALGGKGDRVKVGADFGVQDTLDELMAKVQGAIDAGFPRIKLKFRPGWDVKMVDAVRATFPDHTFHIDCNAAYTIADAPLFRSLDRYRLAMIEQPLQDDGASLVNHAALQKQIETPVCLDESAQSLAHVRAAIALGACRVINIKMARVGGLAASRDIQALCAEHGIPCWVGGMLESGVGGQICAELATLPNFTYPGDIFPSSYFYTNDLGKPEIVLSGRGEVATSTVPGIAQEPDPDLLARWTVDHATYRA; encoded by the coding sequence ATGAGAATAGACCGCCTCGACATCTACCGCGTGCGCATCCCCACCGCGATCAACTTCCGTACGTCGTACGGTGATCATCTCGCCACCGACACCATCCTGACGCGCATGGAGAGCGGCGGCCTCCACGGCTGGGGCGAGTCTTGCCCGCCGTGGTTCCCCGGCTACTCCTCCGAGTACACCGCCGCCGCCTTTCTCACCGTGCGCGAGCTCATGGCGCCCAAGGTCATCGGCCAGCAGGTGGACTCCGCGGAGGCCCTGCTCGAGCGCCTCGCGGACGTGAAGGGCAATCAGTTCGCGCGCGCCGCGCTCGAGATCGCCTGGTGGGTGCTGGAGGCCAAGCGCCTGGGCGTGCCGCTCCACGAGGCCCTCGGGGGCAAGGGCGACCGCGTGAAGGTGGGCGCGGACTTCGGCGTGCAGGACACCCTGGACGAGCTGATGGCGAAGGTCCAGGGCGCGATCGACGCCGGCTTCCCGCGCATCAAGCTCAAGTTCCGCCCGGGCTGGGACGTGAAGATGGTGGACGCGGTGCGGGCGACCTTCCCCGACCACACCTTCCACATCGACTGCAACGCCGCCTACACCATCGCAGATGCGCCGCTGTTCCGCTCGCTCGACCGTTACCGCCTCGCCATGATCGAGCAGCCGCTCCAGGACGACGGCGCGAGCCTCGTCAACCACGCCGCGCTCCAGAAGCAGATCGAGACGCCGGTGTGCCTGGACGAGAGCGCGCAGAGCCTCGCCCACGTGCGCGCGGCCATCGCGCTGGGCGCCTGCCGTGTGATCAACATCAAGATGGCGCGCGTGGGCGGGCTCGCCGCCTCGCGGGACATCCAGGCCCTCTGCGCCGAGCACGGCATCCCCTGCTGGGTGGGCGGCATGCTGGAGAGCGGCGTGGGCGGCCAGATCTGTGCGGAGCTGGCGACCCTGCCGAACTTCACCTATCCCGGCGACATCTTCCCGTCCTCGTACTTCTACACGAACGACCTCGGCAAGCCCGAGATCGTGCTGAGCGGGCGGGGCGAGGTGGCGACCTCGACGGTGCCGGGCATCGCGCAGGAGCCGGATCCCGATCTCCTCGCGCGGTGGACGGTGGACCACGCGACGTATCGCGCCTAG
- the thrC gene encoding threonine synthase → MAYNAWFSCINGCPGEYDLREVIYRCPTCGDLLEVQHDMEALKSRSAAAWIQLFDDRYRRNAYPYGSGVWGKKEWVVPFLDNENIVSMYEGSSNLLWADRYGKSLRVEDLWVKQCGNSHTGSFKDLGMTVLVSVVKQMIAGGVPIDAVACASTGDTSAALGAYCAFAGIPSVVLLPKDKVSIAQLVQPLANGSLVLSLDTDFDGCMTIVQEITKEKRIYLANSMNSLRIEGQKTVAIEIVQQFDWEVPDWIIIPGGNLGNVHALGQGFVMMQELGLVNKLPRICLAQAERANPLYRSFQNDFKTFEPIAAQSTLAMAIQIGNPVSVKRAIRTLQRFNGVVEQASEQELADEAARADRTGMFNCPHTGVALAALRKLVDKKVIRSSERVVVISTANGLKFADQKAAYHMGELAGIKPTHRNKPVELPADPKRVARAIARHVEKARLLVS, encoded by the coding sequence ATGGCGTACAACGCGTGGTTCTCCTGCATCAATGGCTGCCCCGGGGAATACGACCTCCGGGAGGTTATCTACCGTTGCCCGACCTGCGGCGACCTCCTCGAGGTGCAGCACGACATGGAGGCGCTGAAGTCGCGCTCCGCCGCGGCCTGGATCCAGCTCTTCGACGACCGCTATCGCCGCAACGCCTATCCCTACGGCTCCGGCGTGTGGGGCAAGAAGGAATGGGTGGTGCCCTTCCTCGACAACGAGAACATCGTGTCGATGTACGAGGGCAGCTCGAACCTCCTGTGGGCGGACCGGTACGGCAAGAGCCTCCGGGTCGAAGACCTCTGGGTGAAGCAGTGCGGGAACTCGCACACCGGGTCCTTCAAGGATCTCGGCATGACCGTGCTCGTCTCGGTCGTGAAGCAGATGATCGCGGGCGGCGTGCCCATCGACGCGGTGGCGTGCGCCTCCACCGGCGACACCTCCGCCGCGCTCGGCGCCTACTGCGCCTTCGCCGGGATCCCCTCGGTCGTGCTGCTCCCCAAGGACAAGGTGTCGATCGCCCAGCTCGTGCAGCCGCTCGCCAACGGCTCGCTGGTGCTCTCGCTGGACACCGACTTCGACGGTTGCATGACGATCGTTCAGGAGATCACCAAGGAGAAGCGGATCTACCTCGCCAACTCGATGAACAGCCTCCGCATCGAGGGGCAGAAGACGGTGGCCATCGAGATCGTGCAGCAGTTCGACTGGGAGGTGCCGGACTGGATCATCATCCCGGGCGGCAATCTCGGAAACGTGCACGCGCTGGGCCAGGGGTTCGTGATGATGCAGGAGCTGGGGCTGGTGAACAAGCTGCCGCGCATCTGCCTCGCCCAGGCCGAGCGCGCCAATCCCCTCTATCGGTCCTTCCAGAACGACTTCAAGACGTTCGAGCCCATCGCCGCCCAGTCCACGCTGGCCATGGCCATCCAGATCGGCAACCCGGTCTCGGTCAAGCGCGCCATCCGTACGCTGCAGCGGTTCAACGGCGTGGTCGAGCAGGCGTCGGAGCAGGAGCTGGCGGATGAGGCGGCGCGCGCTGACCGCACCGGCATGTTCAACTGCCCGCACACCGGCGTGGCCCTCGCGGCGCTCCGCAAGCTGGTGGACAAGAAGGTGATCCGCTCCAGCGAGCGTGTCGTCGTCATCTCCACCGCCAACGGGCTCAAGTTCGCCGACCAGAAGGCCGCCTATCACATGGGCGAGCTGGCCGGCATCAAGCCTACCCACCGGAATAAGCCCGTGGAGCTGCCCGCCGATCCCAAGCGGGTGGCGCGGGCCATCGCGCGCCACGTCGAGAAGGCGCGGCTGCTGGTGTCCTGA
- a CDS encoding thiamine pyrophosphate-binding protein: MATITGSEVLAQSLRSQGVDTMFYLMGGPMLETEAACIKLGIRAIDTRHEQAAALAAHAWTRVTRRPGVAMACSGPGAINLATGVANAWTDCAPLVAIGGSSPRVFLGMEAFQEVDQVALMKPITKWTERIYDAKRIPEIVDTAFRQATTGRPGPVYIDMPGDILGEKVEEEQMRYPGPWKPAPRTLGDPGAIREAVALLAKAERPVVIAGSGVWWSDGAAALQAFVEAAGIPFYTTPISRGLIPEDHALAFLNARSKAFTEADVVLVVGTRFNWMIQFGRPPRFGPDLKVIHVDINPTQLGHNRAVDVPIAGDARAVLEQLGAEAEGKLSPKRYAAWTGKLRTLDAEKGAEQDKAMSVEQTPIHPLRLCKEVRDFMRRDGLLVVDGQEILNYGRQAIPTYTAGHRLNSGAFGTMGVGLPFGVGAKVAKPDTQVLVLHGDGSYGINAMEIDTAVRHKIPVVVVISNNGGWTADAPWTRPLPKPGRNLGHTRYDRVAQELGAHGEFVEKPHDIRPALERAFASGKPAVVNVITDSKARAQTVRFSAYTT, translated from the coding sequence ATGGCCACGATCACGGGATCCGAGGTGCTGGCGCAGTCCCTGCGCTCGCAGGGTGTCGACACGATGTTCTACCTGATGGGCGGGCCCATGCTGGAGACCGAGGCCGCCTGCATCAAGCTCGGCATCCGCGCCATCGACACGCGCCACGAGCAGGCGGCCGCCCTGGCCGCGCACGCGTGGACGCGCGTCACCCGCCGGCCTGGCGTGGCCATGGCGTGCTCGGGCCCGGGCGCCATCAACCTCGCGACCGGCGTGGCCAATGCCTGGACCGACTGCGCGCCGCTGGTCGCCATCGGCGGCTCGAGCCCGCGCGTGTTCCTCGGGATGGAGGCCTTCCAGGAGGTGGACCAGGTCGCGCTCATGAAGCCCATCACCAAGTGGACGGAGCGCATCTACGACGCCAAGCGCATTCCCGAGATCGTGGACACCGCCTTCCGCCAGGCCACCACGGGCCGGCCGGGCCCGGTGTACATCGACATGCCCGGCGACATCCTCGGCGAGAAGGTCGAGGAGGAGCAGATGCGCTATCCCGGCCCATGGAAGCCGGCGCCGCGCACGCTCGGCGACCCCGGCGCCATCCGCGAGGCGGTGGCGCTCCTGGCCAAGGCCGAGCGCCCGGTGGTCATCGCGGGCAGCGGGGTGTGGTGGTCGGATGGCGCCGCCGCGCTCCAGGCCTTCGTGGAGGCGGCCGGCATCCCCTTCTACACCACGCCGATCTCGCGCGGCCTCATCCCCGAGGATCACGCGCTCGCATTCCTGAACGCGCGGAGCAAGGCGTTCACCGAGGCGGATGTGGTGCTGGTCGTGGGCACGCGCTTCAACTGGATGATCCAGTTCGGCCGGCCGCCGCGCTTCGGCCCCGACCTCAAGGTCATTCACGTGGACATCAACCCCACGCAGCTCGGCCACAACCGCGCCGTCGACGTGCCGATCGCGGGCGACGCCCGGGCGGTGCTGGAGCAGCTCGGCGCGGAAGCCGAGGGCAAGCTCTCGCCCAAGCGCTACGCCGCCTGGACGGGCAAGCTCCGGACGCTGGATGCCGAGAAGGGCGCCGAGCAGGACAAGGCGATGTCGGTGGAGCAGACGCCGATTCACCCCCTGCGCCTCTGCAAGGAGGTGCGCGACTTCATGCGGCGCGACGGCCTCCTGGTGGTGGACGGCCAGGAGATCCTCAACTACGGCCGTCAGGCCATCCCCACCTACACCGCGGGACATCGCCTGAACTCTGGAGCCTTTGGAACGATGGGCGTCGGCCTGCCCTTCGGGGTGGGCGCGAAGGTGGCCAAGCCCGACACCCAGGTGCTGGTGCTGCACGGCGACGGCTCCTACGGCATCAACGCCATGGAGATCGACACGGCGGTGCGCCACAAGATCCCGGTGGTGGTGGTCATCAGCAACAACGGCGGCTGGACGGCGGACGCGCCGTGGACGCGGCCGCTCCCCAAGCCCGGGCGCAACCTTGGCCACACGCGCTATGACCGCGTGGCGCAGGAGCTGGGTGCGCACGGCGAGTTCGTCGAGAAGCCCCACGACATCCGCCCCGCGCTGGAGCGCGCCTTCGCCTCCGGCAAGCCCGCGGTGGTCAACGTGATCACGGACTCGAAGGCGCGCGCCCAGACCGTGCGCTTCTCGGCGTACACGACGTAA
- a CDS encoding aminotransferase class I/II-fold pyridoxal phosphate-dependent enzyme gives MPDPVEPPQKPLGPSTLSVHGGEPRPKPANSLATPIIQTATFTFANTQELKDHFDGKIERVEYGRYGNPTQKIAEAKLAALEGAGDCLLFSSGMAAMTTALFAMLSRGTHAVVTDDSYRRTRQFLNQTLARYGIEVSTVPAGDYEALEDAIRPTTRVLLSESPTNPYNRVLDLERFAAIGRKHRVKTVIDATFATPYNVRPLEWGVDLVMHSATKYLGGHNDLLAGAILGSRDLVGAVRSLQGITGAIVDPFAAYLLVRGIKTFALRIERQNANAQTVAEFLAGHPKVAAVHYPGLPSHREHAVAKRQMRGYGGVVSFEVKGDLDAASRVVDACRIPHLAVSLGGVETLIEQPAIMSFYELTTEERLEIGIKDNLIRYSVGIEDADDLVADLAQALDRAFAGV, from the coding sequence ATGCCCGACCCCGTCGAGCCGCCGCAGAAGCCGCTGGGGCCCAGCACGCTGTCCGTGCACGGCGGCGAGCCCCGGCCCAAGCCCGCCAACTCGCTCGCCACTCCCATCATCCAGACCGCCACCTTCACCTTCGCCAACACCCAGGAGCTGAAGGACCACTTCGACGGCAAGATCGAGCGCGTCGAGTATGGGCGCTACGGCAACCCCACGCAGAAGATCGCCGAGGCCAAGCTCGCGGCGCTGGAGGGCGCGGGCGACTGCCTGCTCTTCTCGAGCGGCATGGCCGCCATGACCACCGCGCTCTTCGCCATGCTCTCGCGGGGGACCCACGCGGTGGTGACGGATGACAGCTACCGGCGCACGCGGCAGTTCCTCAACCAGACGCTCGCGCGCTATGGCATCGAGGTGTCCACGGTGCCCGCGGGCGACTACGAGGCGCTGGAGGACGCCATCCGCCCGACGACCCGGGTGCTGCTGAGCGAGTCGCCGACCAATCCCTACAACCGCGTGCTGGACCTCGAGCGCTTCGCCGCCATCGGGCGCAAGCACCGCGTCAAGACGGTGATCGACGCGACGTTCGCCACGCCATACAACGTGCGGCCGCTCGAGTGGGGCGTGGACCTCGTGATGCACTCGGCCACCAAGTATCTCGGCGGCCACAACGACCTCCTCGCCGGCGCCATCCTGGGCTCGCGGGATCTGGTGGGCGCGGTGCGCTCGCTGCAGGGCATCACCGGCGCCATCGTCGATCCCTTCGCCGCCTACCTCCTGGTCCGCGGCATCAAGACCTTCGCGCTGCGCATCGAGCGCCAGAACGCCAACGCCCAGACGGTCGCGGAATTCCTCGCCGGGCATCCGAAGGTCGCCGCCGTCCACTACCCCGGCCTGCCCAGCCACCGCGAGCACGCGGTGGCCAAGCGGCAGATGCGCGGCTACGGCGGCGTGGTGTCCTTCGAGGTGAAGGGCGATCTGGACGCGGCGTCGCGCGTGGTCGACGCCTGCCGGATCCCCCACCTCGCGGTGTCGCTCGGTGGCGTGGAGACGCTCATCGAGCAGCCCGCCATCATGAGCTTCTACGAGCTCACCACCGAGGAGCGCCTGGAGATCGGGATCAAGGACAACCTGATCCGCTACTCCGTGGGCATCGAGGACGCCGACGACCTGGTCGCCGACCTCGCGCAGGCCCTCGACCGCGCCTTCGCGGGCGTCTAG
- a CDS encoding adenylate/guanylate cyclase domain-containing protein, whose product MPATGWLGLASGELEISILTEAAVTGAATTTLAPGLDAEPITLALNYFRPARVQPGNLLVRARVANASRFFIAVEVEIEDPQGRRVAQGSSQCEIRAVEPPPPPPPEVLRPVEEAAYATPDPYLRAVKGEVTSTDGRDNLALLDAYLEGRLIPPFSELIGVRVESKTEQSLTMSMPASEWLCGFSRSIAPGAIAALANTATLTTAWRLLQPGQSFVGLTHSNYLFRALPADGRRLRAEVTGRLRDRNLVTADVQLYDAAGALAASAQGTGQIIDESRRQRRKSAESKRVLATLLFTDIVGSTERAANLGDARWRALLAEHRSDVRSHILRCEGVEIDTAGDGFFVRFDSPARALECARGVRDSVKRLGVDVRVGVHTGECELQGRSLTGLAVHIGARIQAQAAPGEILVSGTVKDLAIGSGLRFQDRGLHALKGVPGEWPLFALGAE is encoded by the coding sequence ATGCCGGCCACGGGATGGCTGGGGCTGGCCTCGGGGGAGCTGGAGATTTCCATCCTCACCGAAGCCGCCGTCACCGGCGCCGCCACGACCACGCTGGCGCCCGGACTGGACGCGGAGCCCATCACACTGGCGCTCAATTACTTCCGGCCGGCCCGTGTTCAACCCGGCAACCTGCTCGTCCGCGCACGCGTGGCGAACGCAAGCCGGTTCTTCATCGCCGTGGAAGTCGAGATCGAGGATCCGCAGGGTCGCCGAGTCGCCCAGGGCAGCAGCCAGTGCGAGATACGAGCGGTCGAGCCCCCGCCGCCGCCCCCGCCCGAGGTGCTCCGCCCGGTGGAGGAGGCGGCCTACGCGACTCCCGATCCGTATCTGAGGGCGGTGAAGGGCGAGGTCACGTCGACGGACGGCCGAGACAACCTCGCGCTGCTCGACGCCTACCTCGAGGGTCGGTTGATCCCGCCCTTCTCCGAGCTGATCGGGGTCCGCGTCGAATCAAAGACGGAGCAGAGCCTGACGATGAGCATGCCCGCGAGTGAGTGGCTGTGCGGGTTCTCACGCTCGATCGCGCCGGGGGCGATCGCGGCGCTGGCGAACACGGCGACGCTGACCACCGCCTGGAGGCTCCTGCAGCCCGGCCAGTCGTTCGTCGGTCTGACGCATTCGAACTACCTATTTCGCGCGCTGCCCGCCGACGGTAGGCGGCTGCGCGCGGAGGTCACCGGGCGGCTCCGCGATCGCAATCTGGTGACCGCCGACGTGCAGCTCTACGACGCCGCTGGGGCGCTCGCCGCCTCCGCGCAGGGGACCGGCCAGATCATCGACGAGTCCCGGCGACAGCGGCGCAAGTCGGCCGAGTCCAAACGCGTTCTCGCGACCCTGCTGTTCACCGACATCGTCGGGTCCACCGAGCGCGCCGCGAATCTGGGCGATGCGCGCTGGCGTGCGCTGCTCGCCGAGCATCGTAGTGACGTGCGGAGTCACATCCTCCGCTGCGAGGGCGTCGAGATCGACACCGCGGGCGATGGGTTCTTCGTGCGCTTCGACTCGCCCGCCCGCGCGCTGGAGTGCGCCCGTGGCGTGCGCGACAGCGTGAAGCGTCTCGGAGTCGACGTACGCGTCGGTGTCCACACCGGCGAGTGCGAGCTGCAGGGGCGCTCGCTCACGGGGCTCGCCGTGCACATCGGCGCCCGCATCCAGGCGCAAGCGGCGCCGGGCGAGATTCTCGTCTCCGGCACCGTGAAGGATCTCGCGATCGGGTCGGGTCTGCGCTTCCAGGATCGCGGCCTTCACGCGCTCAAGGGCGTTCCCGGCGAGTGGCCGCTGTTCGCGCTCGGAGCGGAGTGA